From a region of the Paenibacillus lutimineralis genome:
- a CDS encoding sensor histidine kinase, giving the protein MKWKLTGRYLLSVVLIVVIVIIMNIIVVIGLNIQQMVTKGHLLYDQDNSAESFTRSFASEINVSPSGISISDNGKAELQNKQAWIQVLDEDGKLLYGYRVPEEAKTKYTPMDIIQTYKYVEKETLSTVFVGEKTEPNYRYSYLIGFKDRYLQRYVLTYDYRVVGQTLKTGTLILIAVDGFVALCIAYIFSKGLTRPLHALINGIKQLAHKNYHVYYESKGIYKDVFHNINVLSQNLQASEQERKKLDQMKEEWIGNISHDIKTPLASIQGYAEMMKDKDYQFSIEEMRDYAEIIESKSLYLRDLIEDLNLSTRLKNKKMMLHKKNVNIVGLVRNVVIDTLNDARYANRNIDFHCSNEVINIDVDEILIRRAVGNLIYNAIVHNDEQVAIQVEVKKSGLDVWICVEDNGKGIREEELQRIFDRYYRGTNTGELHKGSGLGMAITHDIVKVHGGEVNVASELHHGTRIEIRLPILLRDEPVKKG; this is encoded by the coding sequence ATGAAATGGAAGCTGACAGGGCGATATTTGTTATCCGTTGTTCTGATCGTTGTTATCGTTATCATCATGAATATTATCGTGGTGATCGGATTAAATATTCAGCAAATGGTGACTAAAGGCCATTTACTATATGACCAAGATAATTCGGCGGAGTCCTTTACTCGTTCCTTTGCGAGCGAAATCAATGTCTCTCCATCCGGAATTTCTATTTCCGACAACGGAAAAGCTGAATTACAGAACAAGCAAGCATGGATTCAAGTACTGGACGAGGATGGCAAGCTTCTGTATGGCTACCGTGTTCCTGAAGAAGCCAAGACGAAATATACGCCTATGGATATCATTCAGACCTATAAATATGTTGAAAAAGAGACCTTATCCACCGTTTTTGTTGGGGAAAAAACGGAGCCTAATTACCGTTACAGCTATCTGATCGGCTTCAAGGACCGTTATTTACAACGGTATGTGTTAACTTACGATTACAGAGTAGTCGGTCAGACACTTAAAACCGGCACCCTTATCCTGATAGCGGTCGACGGATTCGTTGCGCTCTGTATCGCTTATATTTTTAGTAAAGGGCTGACTCGTCCGCTCCACGCCTTGATTAACGGGATCAAACAGTTGGCTCATAAAAACTATCATGTGTATTATGAGTCAAAAGGGATATACAAAGACGTGTTTCATAACATCAATGTATTATCCCAGAATTTGCAAGCCAGCGAGCAGGAAAGAAAGAAGCTGGATCAGATGAAGGAAGAGTGGATCGGAAATATTTCGCATGATATTAAGACACCTCTTGCTTCCATTCAAGGTTATGCAGAAATGATGAAGGACAAGGATTATCAATTTTCAATCGAAGAGATGAGAGATTACGCGGAGATCATTGAAAGCAAGTCGTTGTATCTACGGGACTTGATCGAAGATTTGAATCTATCCACCCGATTGAAAAATAAAAAAATGATGCTTCACAAAAAGAATGTCAACATTGTGGGCTTGGTCCGGAACGTCGTTATAGATACGCTGAATGATGCCCGGTATGCCAACCGGAACATTGATTTCCACTGTAGCAACGAGGTGATCAATATCGATGTCGATGAAATTCTGATCCGTAGGGCTGTTGGCAATCTGATCTACAATGCGATTGTCCATAACGATGAACAGGTGGCGATTCAGGTTGAGGTTAAGAAAAGCGGCCTTGACGTCTGGATCTGTGTCGAAGACAATGGCAAAGGCATCCGGGAGGAAGAACTGCAGCGGATCTTTGACAGATATTATCGGGGAACTAACACAGGTGAGCTTCACAAGGGCTCGGGGCTTGGCATGGCCATCACCCATGATATTGTGAAGGTGCACGGAGGAGAAGTTAATGTTGCAAGCGAACTTCATCATGGTACACGAATTGAAATTCGACTACCTATACTCCTCAGAGATGAACCGGTTAAAAAAGGATGA
- a CDS encoding ABC transporter permease encodes MTLFSIARKNIRKNFMNYFLYFASMIFSIVIYFTFVSLKYDTTIQSASDGSPKISSAFSGASVVLMIFVAIFIWYSNSFFTRKRKKEVGLYSLLGVRKKQIGRMLFYENFLMGILALIIGIVLGSALSQFFVMILMKAMGYELLNQFSISLSAVTNTVIVFMIITLITSFQGYRLIYRFKLIELFRADQEHEREPKVSWITALISLILIGIGYWLALQNLLQSKAWATLGYMMTPLVILLTVILGTYFLFSTLTVVMLKLSRARKKSYWKGMNIIGTSQLLYRIKGNARTLTIIAVLSATTLTAVGTAYSFYYNNRSNTELANPNSMMFIVTDDGSVKKVEDLIANSADHKLRYHQSVPVLEMNADISGLESVFYEGEIAFTILSEHDFNQLADAQSRDEKLSLQGNEVVVLDPSYMEGMSPEYVGKSITLTDKQQQQQVTFKAMHKYNVLNQRAVYITIVVSDEIFDKLQPKAITNTLEVYSITGQDKAKTLTADMNKILPDEAKFSSFYDTYSKGMEAFGLMMFMGGFLGLVFLAATGSIIYFKQLTEASADKGRYLILHKIGVNKGEIRKTVAKQVGFIFALPLIAGIAHCAVALSALSNLMHTNLAIPVVICMGVYTCIYLIYYALTVNAYYRIVTNVK; translated from the coding sequence ATGACATTGTTTAGCATCGCCCGCAAAAACATCAGAAAAAACTTTATGAATTATTTCTTATATTTTGCATCCATGATTTTCAGTATCGTAATTTACTTTACGTTTGTTTCTTTGAAATACGATACAACGATCCAGTCGGCTTCCGACGGTTCGCCCAAAATCAGTTCCGCCTTCAGCGGGGCGTCCGTTGTACTTATGATATTTGTAGCCATTTTTATTTGGTATTCAAACTCCTTTTTCACTAGAAAACGTAAAAAGGAAGTTGGATTATACTCCTTACTCGGGGTACGTAAAAAGCAGATCGGTCGCATGCTGTTTTATGAAAATTTCCTGATGGGGATATTAGCGCTGATCATCGGGATTGTCCTTGGTTCGGCACTCAGTCAATTTTTCGTCATGATCCTGATGAAGGCGATGGGGTATGAATTGCTCAATCAATTCTCAATTTCTTTATCGGCTGTGACAAATACAGTGATCGTATTTATGATCATCACCCTGATCACATCCTTCCAGGGTTACCGCTTGATTTACCGTTTTAAATTAATCGAGCTGTTTCGTGCAGACCAGGAGCATGAGCGGGAGCCGAAGGTATCTTGGATCACCGCGTTAATCTCTCTGATTCTGATCGGAATCGGTTACTGGCTTGCCCTGCAGAATCTGCTCCAGTCCAAGGCATGGGCGACGTTAGGATATATGATGACACCGCTTGTAATTTTGCTTACGGTCATCCTGGGCACCTATTTTCTCTTCAGCACGCTGACCGTCGTAATGTTGAAATTATCCCGAGCTCGTAAAAAGAGTTATTGGAAAGGGATGAACATCATCGGCACCTCCCAGTTGCTCTACCGGATCAAAGGGAATGCCCGCACGTTGACGATTATTGCAGTGCTTAGTGCAACTACATTAACGGCTGTCGGGACAGCTTACAGCTTCTACTACAACAATCGCAGCAATACCGAGCTGGCTAATCCTAACAGCATGATGTTTATCGTTACAGATGACGGCTCAGTTAAGAAGGTAGAGGATCTGATCGCAAACTCAGCTGATCATAAGCTTCGTTACCATCAATCTGTTCCGGTGCTTGAAATGAATGCGGACATAAGCGGTCTAGAATCTGTATTTTATGAGGGGGAAATTGCTTTTACCATTTTGTCAGAGCATGATTTCAATCAACTGGCCGATGCTCAGAGTAGGGACGAGAAGCTCTCACTTCAGGGAAATGAAGTTGTTGTGCTGGATCCGTCTTATATGGAAGGGATGTCGCCTGAATATGTCGGCAAGTCCATTACTTTAACGGACAAACAGCAGCAGCAGCAGGTAACCTTCAAGGCAATGCATAAATACAACGTTTTGAACCAGCGTGCCGTCTATATCACGATTGTCGTCAGTGACGAAATATTCGATAAGCTGCAGCCGAAGGCTATAACCAACACCCTTGAGGTCTACAGTATTACGGGTCAAGACAAAGCTAAAACATTAACTGCAGACATGAATAAAATTTTACCGGACGAAGCTAAATTTTCAAGCTTCTATGACACTTATTCCAAGGGTATGGAAGCCTTCGGACTGATGATGTTTATGGGTGGATTTTTGGGGCTTGTCTTTCTAGCCGCAACCGGCAGCATCATTTATTTTAAGCAGTTGACGGAAGCGAGTGCCGATAAAGGGCGGTATTTGATATTGCATAAAATCGGTGTCAACAAGGGGGAGATCCGCAAAACGGTCGCCAAACAGGTTGGTTTTATTTTCGCCCTGCCGCTGATTGCCGGAATTGCTCACTGCGCAGTTGCCTTATCAGCATTGTCCAACTTGATGCACACTAATCTGGCAATACCTGTAGTAATTTGCATGGGGGTTTACACTTGTATCTATCTGATCTATTATGCGTTAACCGTCAATGCGTACTATAGAATCGTCACGAATGTGAAGTGA
- a CDS encoding YxeA family protein: MKKGFFIGSGIILVLLIGFIVFIQNVNINRIGADSYYVQIQDSGKKIESKSDNGKIYTDYEYTMKGFNEDGKEKTFTFTAQKDLRKQAYLQVYLKGDEVKSYQEVQANELPEKAKQKLEGREN; this comes from the coding sequence ATGAAAAAAGGATTTTTTATTGGATCAGGTATCATTTTAGTTCTTCTGATCGGATTTATTGTTTTTATTCAAAATGTCAACATCAACCGTATTGGTGCTGATAGTTATTACGTGCAAATCCAGGATAGCGGCAAAAAGATAGAGAGTAAATCAGATAACGGGAAAATTTACACTGATTATGAATACACGATGAAAGGTTTCAATGAAGACGGGAAAGAAAAAACCTTCACCTTTACAGCGCAGAAGGATCTGCGCAAGCAAGCCTATCTGCAGGTATACCTGAAGGGAGATGAAGTAAAGTCCTACCAGGAAGTGCAGGCAAACGAGCTGCCGGAGAAAGCGAAACAGAAACTGGAAGGTAGGGAAAATTAA
- a CDS encoding response regulator transcription factor, translating into MSWDQKVLIVDDEVDILRLLKTVLVKEGIDQVYTASTAADGWSQFQDTQPDLVILDIMLPDGEGYDVCKQIRNVSNVPIFFLSAKTEEIDKILGFAIGGDDYITKPFSPKEVAYRIKARFRRPEVTQVQESQPRIIKAGPFELNEEKIEIRKNGEVVELKPKELGLLTHLLKHPNQIISKESLVERVWGEEFFGFDNTVMVHIRRLREKIEEDPSNPRYLVTVKGLGYKLAIEDE; encoded by the coding sequence TTGTCATGGGATCAAAAGGTGCTAATCGTAGATGATGAGGTTGATATTTTGCGGCTACTGAAGACCGTCCTGGTAAAGGAGGGGATCGATCAGGTCTATACTGCATCGACCGCTGCAGACGGTTGGTCACAATTTCAGGATACACAGCCCGACCTTGTGATTCTAGATATTATGCTTCCGGATGGGGAAGGCTATGATGTCTGCAAACAAATTCGCAATGTTTCCAATGTCCCGATTTTCTTCTTATCCGCGAAAACCGAGGAGATTGACAAGATTTTAGGATTCGCCATTGGTGGCGATGATTACATCACCAAACCTTTCAGCCCGAAGGAAGTGGCTTACCGGATCAAGGCACGGTTCAGAAGACCGGAAGTTACTCAGGTGCAGGAATCACAGCCGCGTATCATTAAGGCAGGACCTTTCGAGTTAAATGAAGAAAAGATCGAGATCAGGAAAAACGGTGAAGTGGTCGAGCTCAAGCCTAAGGAGCTTGGGTTGCTAACTCATTTGCTTAAGCATCCCAACCAGATCATTAGTAAGGAAAGTCTGGTTGAGAGGGTATGGGGTGAGGAATTTTTCGGATTCGACAATACCGTTATGGTACATATTCGGCGGCTTCGAGAGAAGATCGAAGAGGATCCTTCCAACCCGCGGTATTTAGTTACAGTGAAGGGACTCGGTTACAAGTTGGCGATAGAGGATGAATAG
- a CDS encoding CBS domain-containing protein, producing the protein MKTLREIMTTNCETVSPEDDIYQIAIKMEKNNIGFIPVVDNKKLLGVVTDRDLVVRGYAAKRPGSAPAREVMTQNIVTASPDTTVDEAAELMSKEMIRRLAVVDQGELAGVVAIGDLATSGQFDSIAAEALSEISQHTDVMHH; encoded by the coding sequence ATGAAAACATTACGTGAGATTATGACTACAAACTGTGAAACCGTATCACCAGAAGACGATATTTACCAAATCGCCATTAAGATGGAGAAAAATAATATCGGCTTTATTCCTGTTGTAGACAATAAAAAGTTACTCGGAGTGGTAACCGACCGCGATCTAGTCGTGCGCGGATATGCCGCTAAGAGACCTGGCTCAGCTCCTGCGAGGGAAGTAATGACGCAGAACATTGTCACGGCCTCGCCGGATACAACCGTTGATGAAGCTGCCGAACTGATGTCGAAGGAAATGATTCGTCGTCTGGCTGTTGTTGATCAGGGGGAATTAGCCGGCGTCGTAGCGATTGGAGACCTGGCAACGTCAGGTCAATTCGATAGCATCGCTGCGGAAGCGCTGAGTGAGATTTCCCAACATACGGATGTTATGCATCACTAA
- a CDS encoding YbaK/EbsC family protein → MSSPLKKSAEKVQNILRDFGHELQVIELQDSTRTSDEAARTIGCSVSQIAKSLIFKGKASQQPVLVIASGTNRVNEKTIKAYLGEKLEKADADFVLEHTGYVIGGIPPVGHHSLIKTFIDEDLLQYEEIWAAAGTPNAVFKLTPQILIEIVDGTVVPIT, encoded by the coding sequence ATGTCATCCCCATTGAAGAAAAGTGCGGAAAAGGTACAAAACATTCTACGAGACTTCGGGCACGAGCTACAAGTTATTGAGCTACAGGACTCCACCCGCACCTCGGATGAGGCTGCCCGTACCATCGGCTGCAGTGTCAGCCAAATCGCCAAGTCATTGATATTTAAAGGTAAAGCATCGCAACAGCCGGTCCTTGTTATCGCCAGCGGAACTAATCGGGTTAATGAGAAAACGATTAAGGCTTATCTTGGTGAGAAGCTGGAGAAGGCAGATGCGGATTTCGTACTTGAGCATACCGGCTACGTAATCGGTGGAATTCCCCCTGTTGGGCATCATTCCCTGATCAAGACCTTTATAGATGAAGATTTACTACAATATGAAGAGATCTGGGCGGCAGCCGGAACGCCTAATGCCGTATTCAAGCTGACACCGCAAATTTTAATCGAAATCGTGGATGGAACTGTCGTCCCCATAACATAG
- a CDS encoding tyrosine-type recombinase/integrase yields the protein MNNTAIAEQYERELQLFSIYMKDREYSKETQKAYLFDVMHFLHNLEGKNVAEVSDFDVMNHLTLVREAGAGARYRNRCQSAIRLFYKVLVKFQMTNYNPALNIERAKVDKNRKPTYLEKPFLDACLQLIDGKYVVRDITIVALMAYAGLRVSEIVRLNIHDFNKERSELGVLGKGEKWRYIPLPTEMNELLQHYLSERIEPKNKKDQYAMFISQFGRRISKRMVQTVAEKTFEALQAEFPELQGMKLSAHKLRHSFATDLLRSGADLRTVQELLGHEDISTTQIYTHVLDETKKKAMNNIQPDLSRLKLRQEQ from the coding sequence ATGAACAACACAGCTATTGCCGAGCAATATGAACGCGAATTACAGCTATTTTCGATTTATATGAAAGACCGGGAGTATTCGAAGGAGACGCAAAAGGCTTACCTCTTCGATGTGATGCATTTTCTTCATAACCTGGAGGGGAAAAATGTTGCCGAGGTGTCGGACTTCGATGTCATGAATCATCTGACCCTCGTCCGTGAGGCAGGTGCTGGAGCAAGATATCGGAATCGATGCCAATCGGCGATCCGTCTCTTCTATAAAGTACTGGTGAAATTCCAAATGACGAACTATAATCCGGCTTTGAATATTGAAAGAGCCAAAGTAGATAAAAATCGGAAACCTACCTATTTAGAGAAACCGTTCCTCGATGCTTGTCTTCAGCTGATTGATGGCAAATATGTTGTCCGCGATATTACGATTGTGGCACTCATGGCCTATGCAGGCTTGCGGGTCAGTGAGATCGTGCGACTCAACATCCATGATTTCAACAAAGAGCGCTCTGAGCTCGGCGTACTCGGTAAAGGTGAGAAATGGCGTTATATCCCCCTCCCTACCGAAATGAACGAGCTTCTACAGCATTACTTGAGTGAACGAATCGAGCCGAAAAATAAAAAAGACCAGTATGCGATGTTCATATCACAGTTCGGACGGCGGATTAGTAAACGGATGGTGCAGACGGTGGCGGAGAAGACCTTCGAAGCTCTTCAAGCTGAATTTCCGGAGCTTCAAGGGATGAAGCTGTCAGCTCACAAGCTGAGGCATTCCTTTGCTACGGACTTACTGCGCAGCGGAGCCGATCTGCGTACCGTGCAGGAACTGCTCGGACATGAGGATATCTCGACCACTCAAATTTATACCCACGTCTTAGATGAGACGAAGAAGAAAGCGATGAACAACATTCAGCCCGATCTTAGCAGATTGAAACTGAGACAGGAGCAATAG
- a CDS encoding phosphotransferase family protein, with protein MTTEIFFSSPKLGDISDEQLQRALYRFNLGELISFTPTSKGVGQQTLFLQSSTGNYVLKGNPLYPGQFIEEKYYIDHLRNTTTLPVPRLYIVDEAEDIFGWSYAIMSRLSGVHLSDPAAYVDLSDTEREQVASLLADTLAQMQRWKADRFGEYKPLEGRIVEFPEGYTSWLYNRIRYWLSDAGNYSMVTDQDIEWMESLLRDSEQAFNELSIPTFVMGDYKLDNLLFQRQGDAWGLSGIFDFTTGYFGDGLADVCRNMNMYLDRGEGEMAGRFIREYYLHTTSKSGFAERYRVHMLHQRVLDWGCAYAINEVTWDRELSFSAWASQFIELPEMSD; from the coding sequence ATGACTACAGAAATATTCTTCTCCTCTCCGAAGCTAGGGGATATATCTGACGAGCAGCTACAACGGGCGCTGTATCGCTTCAATCTGGGTGAACTAATCTCGTTCACGCCTACCTCGAAGGGAGTTGGACAACAGACCCTGTTCCTGCAATCTTCCACAGGCAATTATGTGTTAAAGGGAAATCCGCTCTATCCAGGCCAATTTATTGAGGAGAAATATTACATTGATCATTTGCGTAACACGACAACACTGCCGGTTCCGAGGCTCTATATCGTGGATGAAGCAGAGGACATATTCGGCTGGTCATATGCCATCATGTCCAGGCTTTCTGGCGTACATTTAAGCGATCCCGCAGCTTATGTAGACTTAAGTGATACCGAACGGGAACAAGTTGCGTCTTTGCTGGCTGATACACTAGCACAAATGCAGCGTTGGAAGGCTGATCGTTTCGGAGAATACAAGCCGTTGGAGGGAAGAATAGTCGAATTTCCGGAAGGGTATACTTCCTGGCTCTATAATCGGATCAGGTATTGGCTTAGTGATGCCGGAAATTATTCCATGGTTACTGATCAGGACATAGAGTGGATGGAGAGCTTACTGAGAGATTCCGAGCAGGCATTTAACGAGCTTTCTATCCCGACTTTTGTAATGGGTGACTATAAATTGGATAATTTGCTCTTCCAGCGTCAAGGCGATGCGTGGGGATTAAGCGGGATATTCGACTTCACTACTGGCTATTTCGGTGATGGCTTAGCCGATGTATGTCGAAATATGAATATGTATCTGGACCGTGGGGAAGGGGAGATGGCGGGCCGGTTTATACGAGAATATTATCTTCATACCACATCCAAATCCGGATTTGCCGAACGATATCGGGTACATATGCTGCATCAGCGGGTCTTAGATTGGGGCTGTGCCTATGCAATCAACGAGGTTACCTGGGACAGAGAACTATCATTCTCAGCCTGGGCCTCGCAGTTTATTGAATTGCCGGAAATGAGCGATTAG
- a CDS encoding helix-turn-helix domain-containing protein codes for MKDFNQIIGNNLQHIRKQKNMSLDRAAELTGVSKGMLAQIEKGASNPTVSTLWKIATGLNVSFSYFMEEEEKEIEHIALKDIKPIIESDGKMQVYPLFPYDQSRRFEVFTIDLEAGWNHISEPHNEGTEEYIIVTEGEMEVSIGDSAYKLSAGDAIRYLADKPHCYRNVTEVMVRFQHIIFYFK; via the coding sequence ATGAAGGATTTTAATCAAATTATCGGCAATAATCTGCAGCATATAAGAAAACAAAAAAATATGAGCCTCGACAGAGCGGCTGAGCTTACCGGGGTAAGTAAGGGGATGCTGGCGCAAATCGAGAAGGGAGCATCCAATCCAACGGTATCAACGCTTTGGAAAATCGCAACAGGGCTGAATGTGTCTTTTTCTTATTTTATGGAAGAAGAGGAGAAGGAGATCGAGCATATCGCTCTGAAGGATATTAAACCAATTATAGAAAGTGACGGAAAAATGCAAGTGTATCCGCTCTTTCCCTATGACCAGAGTCGAAGATTTGAGGTGTTCACCATTGATCTGGAGGCGGGCTGGAATCACATCTCAGAGCCACACAACGAAGGAACAGAGGAGTATATCATTGTGACCGAAGGGGAGATGGAAGTGAGCATTGGGGATTCGGCCTATAAGCTATCTGCTGGAGACGCCATAAGATATTTGGCCGACAAGCCCCATTGCTACAGGAACGTCACCGAAGTTATGGTTCGCTTCCAGCATATTATCTTCTACTTTAAATGA
- a CDS encoding M1 family metallopeptidase, protein MNQNTTFKSITQKAIACSVAVTLIASPVVSGVHALAAPISIAGQSVNASEVQTPIQYQINGRLDEKNMHILGSETVMFRNTTKDTLHELVFHTFADANRSKETQPGMFKRTNEEILKDNPKLTPNDFLGGIDMKKVTANGQSLTYENKNQALIVSLAQGLKPGESITLQLEFDVKIPYGSERLSYYKDIINGAHAFPVLAVYDEAKHQWNKTPYSTIFETDYYTSSDFEVHLNVPDKYQVLMPGTITTQQDKEAGRKIVSTVANNTREFVFFASPNYKVESVTRDGLTVEYYYFDNVPDKKKVIHQYIDQAFKAIQFFNDKYGKYPYPEFRIAESYVEGVAVEFSRVIQMGLKGNNADAAHDSVFVHEIAHQWFHALIGNNSETESFLDEGFADFSMIYFTEKQGDSLNGFKALQYDDSSFDEPIASTNKEVGDNANPVYYGKGRQAIYQLYRLVGEEKFDAFMQEYFKRYEYKNATIAGLLQTIEDTLGIQARDEMDKALHEPNFVLKSEYQLTETEKADYMREQFKEMYHASMSQIPGLPYETMSRIMDKVYAGEPLTIVLSDQVGAKAKKQQEAIKNQIEATLSFTGIKPTVIAERQVLKQKMTKELAVSNIIVIGSAKTNGLIQALKPSIIQKSKDIGWDWKKMMNKKDGAGAYIIKHPYNKNRLLLHFYWNGDALTDKVVDPFGEQALTALNFTSDYYQYYEMNRTGKVTLDKKTANPMAKFFAQE, encoded by the coding sequence ATGAACCAAAATACAACTTTTAAATCCATTACCCAGAAAGCAATCGCCTGTTCGGTGGCAGTTACGTTGATAGCGAGCCCAGTTGTTAGTGGTGTTCACGCACTGGCAGCGCCGATATCCATTGCTGGACAGTCGGTGAACGCCTCAGAGGTGCAAACGCCAATTCAATACCAGATTAATGGTCGACTGGATGAGAAAAACATGCATATCCTGGGCAGTGAAACCGTGATGTTCCGCAATACTACCAAGGATACGCTGCATGAACTTGTGTTCCATACTTTTGCCGATGCCAATCGCTCGAAAGAGACCCAGCCAGGCATGTTCAAACGGACGAATGAAGAAATCCTAAAAGATAATCCTAAACTAACTCCGAATGATTTTCTGGGCGGCATTGATATGAAAAAAGTGACAGCAAACGGGCAATCCTTAACCTATGAGAATAAAAATCAGGCTTTGATCGTCTCACTCGCGCAAGGACTTAAACCCGGCGAATCGATCACCTTGCAGCTTGAATTCGATGTCAAGATTCCGTATGGCTCTGAACGCTTGTCATATTATAAAGACATTATAAATGGCGCGCATGCGTTCCCGGTTCTAGCCGTTTATGATGAAGCCAAGCACCAATGGAATAAAACGCCTTACAGCACAATATTTGAAACTGATTATTACACGTCCTCGGATTTTGAAGTTCATCTCAACGTACCGGACAAGTATCAGGTATTGATGCCGGGAACGATCACTACTCAGCAAGACAAGGAAGCAGGACGCAAAATTGTATCCACAGTGGCAAACAACACGCGGGAATTCGTCTTTTTTGCAAGCCCTAATTATAAGGTGGAGAGTGTAACGCGTGACGGATTGACGGTTGAATATTATTATTTTGACAATGTGCCAGACAAGAAAAAAGTCATTCATCAGTATATTGACCAAGCATTCAAAGCAATCCAGTTCTTTAATGATAAATACGGAAAATATCCTTACCCTGAATTCCGGATTGCCGAGTCTTATGTTGAGGGGGTAGCGGTAGAATTTTCTCGAGTTATCCAAATGGGCTTGAAAGGAAACAATGCCGACGCTGCCCATGACAGTGTGTTTGTACATGAAATTGCCCATCAATGGTTCCATGCCCTGATCGGGAACAATTCGGAGACAGAATCGTTCTTGGATGAAGGCTTCGCTGATTTCTCGATGATCTATTTTACGGAAAAACAGGGCGATTCGTTGAATGGCTTCAAGGCGCTCCAATATGATGATTCCTCCTTCGACGAACCGATCGCTTCTACCAACAAGGAGGTCGGGGACAATGCGAATCCGGTGTACTATGGCAAGGGGCGGCAGGCAATCTACCAGCTATACCGGTTGGTCGGCGAGGAGAAATTCGATGCATTTATGCAGGAATACTTCAAGCGCTATGAATATAAAAATGCAACGATTGCCGGTCTACTGCAGACGATAGAGGATACACTTGGTATACAAGCCCGGGATGAGATGGATAAAGCGCTGCATGAGCCAAATTTCGTGCTGAAGTCGGAATACCAACTGACCGAAACTGAAAAAGCGGATTACATGCGAGAGCAGTTCAAAGAGATGTATCATGCTTCCATGAGCCAGATTCCTGGGCTTCCATACGAAACGATGAGCAGAATTATGGATAAGGTGTATGCAGGTGAACCACTAACCATCGTACTGAGCGATCAGGTTGGAGCTAAGGCGAAAAAGCAGCAGGAAGCGATCAAGAATCAGATTGAAGCTACATTATCGTTCACAGGTATAAAACCTACTGTAATTGCAGAACGTCAGGTGTTGAAGCAGAAAATGACCAAGGAATTGGCGGTGAGCAACATTATTGTCATCGGCAGCGCCAAAACGAATGGTCTCATTCAAGCTTTGAAGCCAAGCATCATTCAAAAATCCAAAGATATCGGTTGGGACTGGAAAAAGATGATGAATAAAAAAGATGGTGCTGGTGCTTATATTATCAAACATCCATACAACAAGAACCGTTTGCTGCTTCATTTCTATTGGAACGGGGATGCATTAACCGATAAAGTGGTCGATCCGTTCGGGGAGCAAGCATTGACAGCTCTTAATTTCACTTCCGATTATTATCAATATTACGAGATGAACCGGACAGGAAAAGTCACGTTGGACAAGAAGACGGCAAATCCAATGGCCAAATTTTTTGCTCAGGAGTAA